The nucleotide sequence AGGGATGGCAGAGGCTAAGGGATATGATGAGATAGACAAGGCACCAGAGGAGAAAGCAAGGGGAATAACGATAAACACGACTCACGTAGAATATGAGACAGAGAAGAGGCACTATGCACATGTAGACTGTCCAGGTCACGCAGACTATGTAAAGAACATGATAACAGGGGCAGCGCAGATGGACGGAGCGATATTGGTAGTATCAGCAGCAGATGGTCCGATGCCCCAGACGAGGGAGCACATATTATTAGCGAGGCAGGTAGGAGTGCCATATATA is from Thermoanaerobacter uzonensis DSM 18761 and encodes:
- a CDS encoding GTP-binding protein produces the protein MAKQKFERKKPHVNVGTIGHVDHGKTTLTAAITMVLSKAGMAEAKGYDEIDKAPEEKARGITINTTHVEYETEKRHYAHVDCPGHADYVKNMITGAAQMDGAILVVSAADGPMPQTREHILLARQVGVPYI